TATAAGTTCATTCTGCTGCCTGGTAATTACCGCGATTGAGATTGTCATTATTGAAAATTGCATCTCAACGTCCTGACGGTTTTTACTGGTGATAAAACCGCGCTTCAGGTCCCCTGTGTCGTAGTATTGCACGATTTTCTTGTCAAACCGTTCGATGATCCTCTCGCATACGCCTGCGTAGTTGTTTAACGAAGTTATGAAAACAAAGTCGTCTCCCCCTATATGCCCGATGAAGTCCCCTTGCGTTCCGGCCTCAGAGACTACTTCTTCTATTATCCTCGCGGCTGCCTTGATCACTTCGCTGCCTCTGGCGTAACTGTAACAGTCATTAAATGCCTTAAAGTTGTCAAGGTCCACGAAACAGAACGCCGCGCCTGAGCTTGTGGAGAGGCGGTTTGTAATTTCATTTTCTACCGCAATTCCCCCGGGGAGGTGCGTGAGAGGGTTTGTGTCGAGATATACAGCCTCAAGCCGCTTAAGCCTTTTTGCCATTTCAGTAAATGATTGAGAGAGCTCCCCGAATTCGTCCCTGTTATTGACATCGGAGATATATTCAAAATCACCTTCGGATATTTTATGGGCCGCCTGTTTCAATTGAGACACCGAGCGTGAAATATTACGGGTTATCAGCAGGGCCGTGCTGATGCTCAGTATGATCCCGGCGCCGCACAATATACCCGCTACCCTGAAGGCCGTGGAGCCGATTTGTTCGGTTTTGTGCATTTTCCTGTGCTGAACGCCTTTTGCCTGAGAAGATACGTCTTTGATAAGGGAGATAATCTCATTCTGTTTCTGCTGGATCTGTCCGTTATAGACTTCTACGGAGGCCGACGAAGAGACTGTAAGGACCATGTTGCTGTACTCTTCATGAGCGGACGCGAGACGTTCTAAATATGAATTGTATTCGACTGAAAGGGCGCGGATTTCTCCCAGCATCCTGTTGAATTCCAGGTTTCTTTCACGGAACAATGCGAGCATCTCGGAACTTTTTAAAATAAAATACCTCCGGGCATACAGTTCCTCGGCGAAAATATTGTCGATCATCCTGTTAGTTGTTTCAATCACCTGCACGTCTTCGCGGACAATGCTCTCGTTTATCCTGTTCAGCCTCTCAAGGCTTGAAAGGGCAAAGACTGAAATCAAAATAATAAGGAATGTAAGGGTAAGGTATCCGTAGAGGATCTTCTTGACAATACTGAGCCGGAACAAATTCTTAAAGAACCCTTTTTTTGAAAAATCCCGGTCTTTATCTGTTTCAGCACTCATTGTTAATAAACTCTCCTGCATATTATAACCTACTTTCACTCAAGCTCAAAAAAAATGAGCCGGCCTCTATAGTCGGCTCATTATATTTTTTCGGACATCTCACAGAGCTAAGCGGCCTTCATCTTTTCTATTATGTCCTTTTCCTTGACTTTCATATTGTGAATCTTTTCAGCATGTTGCCGTACAAGCTCTATAATCTCC
This window of the Nitrospirota bacterium genome carries:
- a CDS encoding HAMP domain-containing protein, with amino-acid sequence MSAETDKDRDFSKKGFFKNLFRLSIVKKILYGYLTLTFLIILISVFALSSLERLNRINESIVREDVQVIETTNRMIDNIFAEELYARRYFILKSSEMLALFRERNLEFNRMLGEIRALSVEYNSYLERLASAHEEYSNMVLTVSSSASVEVYNGQIQQKQNEIISLIKDVSSQAKGVQHRKMHKTEQIGSTAFRVAGILCGAGIILSISTALLITRNISRSVSQLKQAAHKISEGDFEYISDVNNRDEFGELSQSFTEMAKRLKRLEAVYLDTNPLTHLPGGIAVENEITNRLSTSSGAAFCFVDLDNFKAFNDCYSYARGSEVIKAAARIIEEVVSEAGTQGDFIGHIGGDDFVFITSLNNYAGVCERIIERFDKKIVQYYDTGDLKRGFITSKNRQDVEMQFSIMTISIAVITRQQNELINQIKLGETAAELKHYAKSIPRSIWVTERRQGASRPGQDENVIRFPKHTA
- a CDS encoding DUF1059 domain-containing protein; protein product: MAETLKKVECDPTCGFMIRSHDEKEIIELVRQHAEKIHNMKVKEKDIIEKMKAA